CGTACGGGGTGAGCACGATCGGCTCGCCCCTGACATTGAAAGAGGTGTTGATGATCACGGGGACGCCGGTGAGCTTCCCGAACTCGGCGATGATATCGTAGTAGCGCGGGTTCACCTCCCTGCGCACGGTCTGCGGGCGCGCCGTGTTGTCCGCGTGCGTCACCGCGGGGATGACCTTCCTCTTGTCCTGCCTCACCTCGCCCACAAGGAGCATGTACGGGGCATCCGTGCAGCCGATGTTGAAATATTCCCCGGCCTTCTCCACCAGCACGGCGGGGGCGAATGGCCTGAACTGTTCCCGGTGCTTTATCTTCTCGTTGAGGATGTCCTTCATCTTCGGGTTGCGCGGATCGGCGAGAATGGAGCGCGCCCCGAGCGCGCGCGGGCCGAACTCCATCCGCCCGTGGTAGAAGCCGACCACGTTTTCCTCGGCGATGAGTTTCGCCACCGCCTTGGGAAGATCCTTCTCGGAATATTCGGTGTAGGGGATATTGTGCTCATTCAACCACTTCCTGATGGAATCCTCGCTGAAGGATGGCCCGAGGTAACCATGCTTCATAACCCACTTTCGAGGGTTCCCGATGACGGTGTTGTAGACATAGAGGGCCGCGCCGATGGCGCACCCGGAGTCGCCCGCTCCCGGCTGTATCCAGACCTCCTTGAAAGAGGTTTTGCGCAGGATCTCGCCGTTTGCGACGCAGTTCAGCGCCACCCCTCCCGCCATGCAGAGGTAATCCATCCCTGTGGTTCGGTGCAGGAACTCGGCGGTTTTCAGCATCGCCTCCTCGGTGACGTCCTGAATGCTGTGGGCGATGTCCGCAAAGCGCTGACAGTTTCCGGCATAAGCGTCGTTCCACTCGGGCAGGTCCTTGCCCGGATATAGCTTTTCGGTATAGAAGATTGACTCCGGCGCGCGCGGCGGGCCAAAAAGGTCAATGAACTTCGGCGAGAGGTTCTCCAGCCTGTAGTGGTACGCGAAGTAGTCCATGTTCAGCTTAAAACTGCCGTCGTCATTGATCTGCACGAGCTGCTTCACCTTGTCAATGTACCGAGGGGTCCCGTAGGGGGCCATGCCCATGACCTTGTACTCTCCATCGTTGACACGGAAACCCAGGTAGCCGGTGAAGGCGCTGTAAAGGAGGCCGAGGGAATGCGGGAAGTTGATCTCATGCGTGAGCTCGATCTGGTTCCCACTCCCGGTGCCGTAGGCAGCGCTGTTCCACTCCCCGACGCCGTCGATGGTAAAGATGGCCGCCTCCGCGAACGGTGAGCATAGGAAGCAGCTCGCCGCGTGTGAGATATGGTGGTCGGTGTAGAGGATCGGCCCCTCGTAACCAGTTTCCTTCTGTATGATTGAGGGGATATGCATCTTCTCCTTCATCCACACGGGCATGGCGGAGAGGAACGACTTCAGGGATCGCGGCCATGTTGCGATATAGGTGAGCAATAACCTCTCCATCTTTATAAACGGCTTTTCATAGAAGACGACGTAATCGAGGTCGGACATTTTGAGATCGGCGAACTCGAGGCAGAAATTGATCGCGTTTTTGGGGAAGCCGGAATCGTGCTTCTTCCTGGTAAATCGCTCTTCCTCTGCCGCGGCGACGATCATCCCATCCACACAGAGGGCCGCCGCCGCGTCATGATAGAAACATGATATCCCGAGGATGTTCATTTGCGTTTTGCCATTTGCTATTTGGGATTTGGGGTTTGGGATTTAGGATTCTTCTGTATCAGAATTGCCTCATCAACGTCGCGATGGTGTCCTTTTTCTTTCTTCGCGCAAGCCATTTCCCGGATTCTCTCAATCTGAGGAAATCGTGCCTCAGGCATTTTGAAATGAGCGCACCAGCTGAGATACCGGTGAAGTAGAAGATAGTCAGGATAATAGCCGTCTGCACGTGGCCAATCTTCTTGGCGACGCCGCGCCACCAGATTCTCAGGGCGTCAAGGGCTTTCTCCATCGGTTTCGGGAAGCGCTTCCTCTGCCAGGTGATGAGCGAGAGGAAGGCGACGGTGGAAAGAAATACGAGTGCGATCTTCAGCTTCAGGGTCATGGATGGGATAAGTTAAAAGAGCGTGTAGATAAACGGCAGAACGGCTGAACCCTCAGTGAGGAATATAAATATGCCGAGCAACAACAATACAATGATGATCGGCGCCAGCCACCACCTCTTGGTTTCTTTCAGGAACAGAAATAACTCCTTAAAAACGCTCAACCTTGTCATACCACACAATAGTACCACCATGTGGCGCCATTCAGCAAGAGCGATTGTTGACTCATTGGGTGAGACTGCTGCACTCAATGCTTCACCTATTTCTCGTGATTGCATTTGAAGTTGCTGCGGAAGAATGGTACAATCATACAGTGAAAATGAATGCCGTCCGCCTGAAAACGAGATGGGGTGCAGGCGCAGCCATTGCGCTGGCCTGTGGATTGTTCGTTACAGTCCACGCATGGGGTGATACCGTCCTTCTCAAGAAGGGCGGCCACATCACCGGCGTGATCAGCAGCGAGAGCGAAACCTCGATAGCGATCAAGTCCAGTATGGGCACTATTGTGCTGTCCAGAGGAGCCATCGCGAAGATAGAGAGAGCTACTGCGGAGGTGAACCGCGCGCTCGAATCCCAATGGGAACAGGAGCGGAGTCAGGAGGAAAAAAAGCTCAACGAGGCGAAGCGCGTTGAGGAGGAGCAGCGGGCCAAGGGCCTTGTGAAATATCAGGGTACGTGGATTACGGCAGAGAAGGCGTACGAGATTGAGAAGGGTGTTGCAAGGGATAAAGAGGAGTGGGAGAAGAGCGTTGAGCAGCAGAAGAGAGATCTCCAGGAAATGGAAAAGCGCTTGAGGGATCTGGAGGCGCGCCTTGAGCAGAGGCAGCGAGAGGCTGATTTTCGAGAACAGCAGCTGGCGTTCAAAGAACAGAACCTGCTCCTACAGCAGCAGAATCTCCAGCGGCAAGCCGAGCAAATCGCCAGAGAGAAACAGCAGTCCCCGCCGAAGATGTTTGCCATCCCACGAGTTGAGGTGGTGCCGCCCGGGGGGCAGCCCTAGCGTGAGTACCTCACCACGCGGAGCAGGGGGAGGAGTATCGGAACCTCTTTCCGATATCGTTCATACTCGCTCCCAAAACGCTTGAGCAATCCAGGCTCTTCAAATGTCTTGTGGTACCATATCTCAAAGACACAGGCGAGAGGGAAGAGCACGAGCGTGATGATCGAATTGCGGAGGAACGCAAGGGCGACGAAGTAGAATACAAGCAGGCCATACGCCATCGGATTGCGCGTGTGGCGGTAGGGCCCCTCGGTGACGAGGCGTTGCGTGAGCGGTCCCAGCTCGTAGCCGAGTATTTCATTCGGATGCCCTTTGCCGCGCCTGATGATGAACACCTGCGCCCATGCGATCCAGAACCAGGCGTAGGCGAGGGCGATGATGCCTGCCGCGATCTGGTAGGGGAATGGCAGCAGCGGACCCAGGCTGAGGAGCCGGTCAAACATCGGTCCCAGTTGAGCGATCAGGAGCGGAATCCCGCACGCGTAAATCAGTATGACGAGGAGGTAGCTTGCCCCCACGTTCATTGATTTCCCCATGCCTCGTATTTTCTCACAACGCCGTCGGGGGGTCAACGCCCAGGGGATGCCCGAAATGGCGGATAATGTAGGGGTCGCCTGCCTGCCGGTGGGCAGGGATTCATCCGACCCGCCCACAGGGCTCGATAAATCGAGCCCCTACAATAATAACCAATTCTATTTACTCGCACCTAATGGGTGATTATTTTGATCTGTTATCCGCCATTTTGGGGGATGAGGGGACTCTATGCTCGTCCAGGTGGATGTTAAGAAGATCATCGCAACACCGTCTGCGTATGCCATCTTTTTGGGGAATGGGGATAAAACCTTCGTCCTCTACGTGGGCCCGGGGGTGGGGATGGCGATGTCCATGACGGTCGAGGGCGTGAGAAAAATTCGCCCGCTCACCCACGATCTCATCACCAGCATTCTCGCGGGACTCGGGGTGATCATCGAACGGGTGGTGATCAATGACCTTCGCGGCAGCACCTTTTACGCGCGCATCTTCCTCAGGGAAGAGAGCGAGGGCAGTACGCGCATCGTTGAGCTTGATGCGCGGCCGAGCGATTGCGTGGTGCTCGCGAAGCAAAATGGCGCGCCGATCTACGTCGAGAGCAGTGTGCTTACCAAGGTGGAGGATGTGAGCCATCTTCTCAGCACGAGGGGGGAGGCCTCGGATGACAGTGAAAAGGAGTAGGGCCATGTGCGCCGCGGGCCTCGCTATCGCGCTCGCGGGCTGCATGTCCACGACGAAGGTGACGATTGAGCGGCTCGGGCCGCCCGTTGCTGACGTGAGCGGAATAGGGGAGGTCGCCGTGCTCCCCTTTGCTGATACGGCAACGGAATCTCAACGTGGGGAGGCGGTTGCCCAGCACCTCGCTGCGGTGATGGTGAACACAGGGCGCTACCGGGTGATGAAGAGCGATCAGATAAACACGCGCCTCACCGCAGCGGGAATCAATTTCTCCTATCCCCCAGATGCCGCACTGGTGAGAAAAATCGGTTCCGCGCTGGGGGTGGATGCGGTGCTCTATGGATCAGTGGAAAAATTTCAATTCGAGGAGGAGAGCCGGCTGGTGAAAGTCAGGGAGCAGGTTTGGACAGGGGATTACGCACGAGACAGTCGCGGTGCTATTATTTCGGACGTGGGGGTGGATGGCGAGGCGACGCCGCGCCAGCGCTTTACAAAAAAGCTCGTGGAGAAGAACCACCTCAAGCGCTATGCCGTTCTTGATATCCACTTCCGCATGGCTGACGCCTTTCCGGGCAATGTGATCTGCGCCAAGTCGGAGTCGGAGTCGAGAAGCTGGGAGGGAACGGGGCCTGAGGAGATTGCGCAGATGCCATCGAGGGAAGTCATTCTTGATCTCCTCCTGGACCGTGCAGTAAAATCATTCGTACGCCAGATCGCCGCGCACCCTATTGAGGAAGAACGGGTGTTAGAAACAGGTGTGTTCCACTCGACGAGGCTCGGCGTGGAGCTCGCCAAAAACAATCTCTGGGATGAGGCAATGGAGAAATGGATGCAGGCCATCAAAGCCAAGCCTGAGGATTCGGCGGCGTACTACAATCTTGGCATCGGCTTCGAGCGCAAGGGACTCTTCGACCTCGCCTATAAATCCTACCAGAACGCGCTCGTGCGCCAGCCGCAGTCGAAGCGCTACATCAAGGCGATCGCACAGATCCAGAAGCTCATGAAGGAGCTGGAGTGATTGTCAGGGAGTGATCGCTCGGGTCTGCTCGATTGCCGGTTGGCAAGGTGCGGCCCATTGCCCCGCCTCCGGGGCCTTTAAACATTAGGCGTTCAGTGTTGGGCCATAGGAAGGTTTTCCACGAGCATCGCCACCGCGTTACCACCGCCCAGACAGATTGCCGCGAGCCCCAGTTTCTTCCGCGTGTCCTTCAGGATATGGAGGAGGGTCACCAGGATCCTGCAGCCGCTCGCACCGAGCGGGTGACCGAGTGAGAGCGTGCCGCCGCGGATGTTCACTCTATCGGCGGGCAACCGCAGCTCACGGATACCGACGATCCCCTCGACCGCGAACGAGTCAGCAATTTCAAATACATCCACGTCGCTGAGCGCGAGGCCGCTCTTGGCGAGGAGCCCTCTCACGGCGGGAAAGAGGGCCGCGAATGTTTCCCGCGGTTCAACGCCGACCATGTTCCAGGAGAGGATGCGGGCGAGCGGCCGCATCCCCTTCCCGCGTGCGTAGGACTCCGAGGCGACCAGAACCGCGGCGGCGCCATCCGCGATGGGAGTTGCATTCCCTGCCGTCACGGTCCCTCCTTTCTCAAAGGCGGGTTTGAGGATGGAAAGCTTCTCGGGCGTGCAATCACAGCGGGGGCATTCGTCACGGGCAAGACCCTGCCCTGCATCGCCTCCCGCCGGACCCTGGAGGGGGACGACCTCCGGGTCAAAAAGGCCGTTGTCAATGCTCGCGGATGCCCTCTGATGGCTCGAGAGGGCATACTCGTCCTGAGCGGCGCGGCCTATCCCGTGTGCGCGCGCGAGGTGCTCGGCGAATATGCCCATGGGTTTCCCGCTGAAGGCGCATCTGAGGCCGTCGTATCTCAAGGAACTCACTGCCCTCCCGTCCGCGCAGTCCCTCATCGAGAGGTGAGGCGCCCGGCTCATGTTCTCCATGCCGCCAGCGACGATCACCGCGCTTTCACCGAGTAATATGGATTGGGCAGCGAGGGACACAGCCCGGATCCCCGAGCCGCACACCATGTCAATGGTGAGCGCAGAAGCTCCATAGGGGATGCCGGCGTGCACCGCTGCCTGCCTGGCCGGGTTCTGGCCCAGGCCCGCGTGGAGGACGTTCCCCATGATGACGTCAGTGACGTCGGCGGGAGGAACTCCACTCCGGTGGAGCAGTTCTCTGATGACGATGCCGGAGAGCTGGGGGGCGGGGAAATCCTTGAGACCTCCCTGAAAGGATCCGAGCGGTGTCCTCAGTGCGGCGATGATCAGCGGATTCTGCATGCGATTGCCCCGTCGTTAGCCCGGTTTCTATTATGTCAAAAGGAGCGGGGCCGTTGGAAAAATATTTTGGCGGGACGGAACAGGTTAAAAGTAACCCCTCAGCTATAGGGAAAAAACAGCATGAATGACTATCCACTGATTTCACGGATGAGCACGGATTTTTAAACAGGTCATCCGTGTAAATCCGTGTCAATCCGTGGATGAAAACACTGCGTGAAGTGAATCAGTGTCCCCCATCACTGAGGGATTATGGTCCAAAAGATGTTCACAGGGGAAACCCGCATGTGGTACGATACATTGTTAATGTGAGCTCGTATTGTTGCGTCGCATCGGCTGTCCGCGATCTGAGGAAGGAGGTCACCAATGGCGCTGAAGAAGCAGTTGTCAATTACCGTGGTGAATCAGGCCGGTGAAGGTTCGAAGCTCTGCGCGCTGCTCAAGGAGGCTGGTATTAACATCGAAGCGATATCCGTGTGCGAGTTCACCGAGGGCGCGGTCTTGCGTCTCATCGTGAGCGATGAACGGGCCGCGGTCAGGCTCTTGAGGGAAAACGGGTATGCCGTTCTCGTGCGCGTGGTGCTGGCACTGCCTCTGGATAACAGGCCGGGGGTGCTGGGTGAGGTGATGGCAAAGCTCGCGAAGAGCAGCCATAACATCAATTACTGCTACGGCAGTATTTCGCCTGGAGCAAACAGGGCGATGATCTATCTGGCCGTGGACGATGCGATCAAGGCCGACATGCTGTTTTCGGAGAGGGGCTGATGGAGTTCGGACGGCGCTCCCGCGCGACCCTGGACATTCTCCGTAAGGCAGAAAACCCTCCA
The genomic region above belongs to Candidatus Auribacterota bacterium and contains:
- a CDS encoding carbamoyltransferase, with protein sequence MNILGISCFYHDAAAALCVDGMIVAAAEEERFTRKKHDSGFPKNAINFCLEFADLKMSDLDYVVFYEKPFIKMERLLLTYIATWPRSLKSFLSAMPVWMKEKMHIPSIIQKETGYEGPILYTDHHISHAASCFLCSPFAEAAIFTIDGVGEWNSAAYGTGSGNQIELTHEINFPHSLGLLYSAFTGYLGFRVNDGEYKVMGMAPYGTPRYIDKVKQLVQINDDGSFKLNMDYFAYHYRLENLSPKFIDLFGPPRAPESIFYTEKLYPGKDLPEWNDAYAGNCQRFADIAHSIQDVTEEAMLKTAEFLHRTTGMDYLCMAGGVALNCVANGEILRKTSFKEVWIQPGAGDSGCAIGAALYVYNTVIGNPRKWVMKHGYLGPSFSEDSIRKWLNEHNIPYTEYSEKDLPKAVAKLIAEENVVGFYHGRMEFGPRALGARSILADPRNPKMKDILNEKIKHREQFRPFAPAVLVEKAGEYFNIGCTDAPYMLLVGEVRQDKRKVIPAVTHADNTARPQTVRREVNPRYYDIIAEFGKLTGVPVIINTSFNVRGEPIVLTPYEAYRCFATTDMDYVVLERFIVSKKAIRSEHVPPPPKNLLLDK
- a CDS encoding DUF5989 family protein, whose protein sequence is MTRLSVFKELFLFLKETKRWWLAPIIIVLLLLGIFIFLTEGSAVLPFIYTLF
- a CDS encoding isoprenylcysteine carboxylmethyltransferase family protein; this encodes MNVGASYLLVILIYACGIPLLIAQLGPMFDRLLSLGPLLPFPYQIAAGIIALAYAWFWIAWAQVFIIRRGKGHPNEILGYELGPLTQRLVTEGPYRHTRNPMAYGLLVFYFVALAFLRNSIITLVLFPLACVFEIWYHKTFEEPGLLKRFGSEYERYRKEVPILLPLLRVVRYSR
- a CDS encoding bifunctional nuclease family protein, which codes for MLVQVDVKKIIATPSAYAIFLGNGDKTFVLYVGPGVGMAMSMTVEGVRKIRPLTHDLITSILAGLGVIIERVVINDLRGSTFYARIFLREESEGSTRIVELDARPSDCVVLAKQNGAPIYVESSVLTKVEDVSHLLSTRGEASDDSEKE
- a CDS encoding DUF6340 family protein: MTVKRSRAMCAAGLAIALAGCMSTTKVTIERLGPPVADVSGIGEVAVLPFADTATESQRGEAVAQHLAAVMVNTGRYRVMKSDQINTRLTAAGINFSYPPDAALVRKIGSALGVDAVLYGSVEKFQFEEESRLVKVREQVWTGDYARDSRGAIISDVGVDGEATPRQRFTKKLVEKNHLKRYAVLDIHFRMADAFPGNVICAKSESESRSWEGTGPEEIAQMPSREVILDLLLDRAVKSFVRQIAAHPIEEERVLETGVFHSTRLGVELAKNNLWDEAMEKWMQAIKAKPEDSAAYYNLGIGFERKGLFDLAYKSYQNALVRQPQSKRYIKAIAQIQKLMKELE
- a CDS encoding thiolase family protein produces the protein MQNPLIIAALRTPLGSFQGGLKDFPAPQLSGIVIRELLHRSGVPPADVTDVIMGNVLHAGLGQNPARQAAVHAGIPYGASALTIDMVCGSGIRAVSLAAQSILLGESAVIVAGGMENMSRAPHLSMRDCADGRAVSSLRYDGLRCAFSGKPMGIFAEHLARAHGIGRAAQDEYALSSHQRASASIDNGLFDPEVVPLQGPAGGDAGQGLARDECPRCDCTPEKLSILKPAFEKGGTVTAGNATPIADGAAAVLVASESYARGKGMRPLARILSWNMVGVEPRETFAALFPAVRGLLAKSGLALSDVDVFEIADSFAVEGIVGIRELRLPADRVNIRGGTLSLGHPLGASGCRILVTLLHILKDTRKKLGLAAICLGGGNAVAMLVENLPMAQH